The Gadus macrocephalus chromosome 20, ASM3116895v1 genome includes a region encoding these proteins:
- the LOC132448706 gene encoding cytochrome c oxidase copper chaperone yields MSSIAAASVETPAAEVTQKKPLKACCACPETKKVRDACIIERGEEQCSSLIEEHKVCMRSLGFKI; encoded by the exons ATGTCGTCCATTGCCGCCGCCAGTGTTGAGACCCCTGCTGCTGAGGTCACGCAGAAGAAGCCTCTGAAGGCTTGCTGTGCCTGCCCCGAGACCAAGAAAGTCAGGGATGCCTG tatcattgaaaggggagaggagcagTGCTCGTCCCTCATTGAGGAACATAAAGTATGCATGAGGTCTCTGGGTTTCAAGATTTAA